A single region of the Streptococcus sanguinis genome encodes:
- the smc gene encoding chromosome segregation protein SMC: protein MFLKEIEIQGFKSFADKTKVVFDQGVTAVVGPNGSGKSNITESLRWALGESSVKSLRGGKMPDVIFAGTETRKPLNYASVVVVLDNSDQFIKDAANEIRVERHIYRSGDSEYKIDGKKVRLRDVHDLFMDTGLGRDSFSIISQGKVEEIFNSKPEERRAIFEEAAGVLKYKTRRKETESKLSQTQDNLDRLEDIIYELESQVKPLEKQAETAKRFLSLDGQRRELYLDVLVAQLTANKEKLIKAEEDLTNIQQELAAYYSKRDELEVENQTLKAKRHELNQTLSDDQASLLELTRLISDLERQIDLSKLESSQAATSRRENEERLAALSEKLAQIESNIEDKQAELSQIAAQLTDNEESIAALEAELADFSDDPDQLIEHLREQYVKLMQEEANLSNDLTSLESQLASELKLAESKKADYAKLQADLEASQTQEQAGLEELEIARQALKNLLADYQSQVQLVEKLEADYKHQQTKMFELLDDLKNKQARSNSLEAILKNHSNFYAGVKSVLQEAGRLGGIVGAVSEKLSFDPHYQTALEIALGASSQNIIVEDEAAATRAIEFLKKNRAGRATFLPLTTIKPRQLPDHNRATIEKSAGFLGLASSLVTYESSLDSIFQNLLGTTAIFDTVEHARAAAHQVRYQVRMVTLDGTELRTGGSYAGGANRNNNTIFIKPELDALLEEIKQKNVSLKEQEEAVQILQNQLSQAKQVLEQIKTDGEQARLAEQKANLAYEQLAKRVEELTSLKNLQEQELACQSALDISEEKDRLLTRLTEIEQEKADITAEIEQVKSNKDAVQARFDKLSSRLAELKLQRTELTSNQRFEKNDLERLSEEKASLVKEQATLELLMEQKEQSSLQKVDITILEEQLEAAKQEKTELDQRLIRLKFELEDLEGQSDDIASRLEQARHQNEELIRRQAKAEAEKDKLMDVMRRLASNLTDDYQMSFEEASSQARPLESLPAAESQVKDLEKAIRALGPVNLEAVEQFEEVSNRLNFLNEQRDDVLSAKNLLLETIEEMNDEVKERFKSTFEAIRESFKVTFRQMFGGGSADLILTEGDLLTAGVEISVQPPGKKIQSLNLMSGGEKALSALALLFSIIRVKTIPFVILDEVEAALDEANVKRFGDYLNRFDKDSQFIVVTHRKGTMSAADSIYGVTMQESGVSKIVSVKLKDLESM from the coding sequence ATGTTTTTAAAGGAAATTGAAATTCAGGGCTTCAAGTCATTTGCTGATAAGACTAAAGTTGTCTTTGATCAGGGAGTGACAGCGGTTGTTGGGCCAAACGGTTCCGGCAAGTCCAATATTACGGAGAGCCTGCGCTGGGCCTTGGGAGAGTCCAGTGTGAAAAGTCTGCGGGGCGGCAAGATGCCCGATGTGATTTTTGCGGGAACAGAAACCCGCAAGCCACTCAATTACGCATCCGTGGTAGTGGTTCTGGACAACAGTGACCAATTTATCAAGGATGCTGCCAATGAGATTCGGGTGGAGCGTCACATTTACCGCAGCGGTGATAGTGAGTATAAGATTGACGGCAAAAAGGTCCGTCTGCGCGATGTCCATGATCTCTTCATGGATACTGGACTGGGACGAGATTCCTTCTCCATCATTTCCCAAGGGAAGGTTGAGGAAATCTTCAACAGCAAGCCAGAGGAACGTCGGGCAATCTTTGAAGAAGCTGCTGGAGTGCTTAAGTATAAGACACGTCGTAAGGAAACGGAAAGCAAGCTTAGTCAAACTCAGGATAATCTGGATCGACTGGAAGACATTATCTACGAGCTGGAGAGCCAGGTCAAGCCCTTGGAGAAGCAGGCTGAAACTGCTAAGCGCTTCTTGAGTCTGGATGGCCAGCGCCGAGAGCTTTACTTGGATGTTTTGGTCGCTCAGCTGACAGCTAATAAGGAAAAGTTGATCAAGGCTGAAGAAGATTTGACGAATATCCAGCAGGAGCTGGCAGCCTACTACAGCAAGCGAGATGAGCTGGAAGTTGAAAACCAAACCTTGAAGGCCAAGCGCCATGAGCTCAATCAAACTTTGTCTGATGATCAAGCTAGTTTGCTGGAATTGACCCGCTTAATCAGTGATTTGGAGCGTCAGATTGATCTTTCTAAGTTGGAGTCCAGTCAGGCAGCGACGAGCCGCCGGGAAAATGAAGAGCGTTTGGCTGCTTTGTCAGAAAAACTGGCTCAGATAGAAAGCAACATAGAAGACAAGCAGGCTGAATTGAGCCAAATAGCTGCCCAACTGACTGACAATGAGGAGTCTATCGCTGCTTTGGAAGCAGAATTAGCAGACTTTTCAGATGATCCGGATCAGCTGATTGAGCATCTGCGTGAGCAGTATGTCAAGCTCATGCAGGAAGAGGCAAATCTTTCTAATGACTTGACTTCTCTGGAGAGCCAGCTGGCTAGCGAGCTTAAATTGGCTGAGAGCAAGAAAGCAGACTATGCTAAGCTACAGGCTGATTTGGAAGCTAGTCAGACTCAGGAGCAGGCTGGTTTGGAGGAGTTGGAAATTGCTCGCCAAGCCCTCAAGAATCTACTAGCAGACTACCAAAGTCAGGTTCAGTTGGTAGAGAAGCTAGAGGCTGATTATAAGCATCAGCAGACTAAGATGTTTGAGCTTTTGGACGACCTCAAAAACAAGCAGGCACGTTCTAATAGTTTGGAAGCCATTCTCAAAAATCACAGCAATTTCTATGCTGGGGTCAAGAGTGTGCTGCAGGAAGCTGGCCGACTGGGTGGCATTGTTGGAGCAGTCAGCGAAAAACTCAGCTTCGATCCCCACTATCAGACAGCGCTGGAAATTGCGTTGGGAGCCAGCAGTCAGAATATCATCGTAGAAGATGAGGCGGCTGCGACTCGGGCTATCGAATTTCTGAAGAAAAATCGAGCTGGCCGGGCAACCTTCCTGCCTTTAACAACCATCAAGCCGCGTCAGCTGCCTGACCATAACCGTGCTACGATTGAAAAAAGTGCTGGTTTTCTGGGACTGGCTTCTTCTTTGGTCACCTATGAGTCATCGTTAGACAGCATTTTTCAAAATCTGCTGGGAACGACCGCTATTTTTGATACAGTGGAGCATGCCCGAGCAGCGGCTCATCAAGTGCGCTATCAGGTTCGCATGGTGACTTTGGATGGAACAGAGCTTCGGACTGGCGGTTCCTATGCCGGTGGTGCCAACCGCAATAACAATACCATCTTTATCAAGCCGGAGCTAGATGCTTTGCTTGAGGAGATTAAGCAGAAAAATGTCAGCTTGAAAGAGCAGGAAGAAGCGGTGCAAATTCTGCAAAACCAGCTAAGTCAGGCTAAGCAGGTATTGGAACAAATCAAGACAGACGGTGAGCAGGCCCGCTTGGCTGAGCAAAAGGCTAATCTGGCCTATGAACAGTTAGCCAAGCGTGTAGAAGAACTCACAAGTCTGAAAAATCTACAGGAGCAAGAGTTGGCTTGTCAATCTGCTTTGGATATTTCAGAAGAGAAAGACCGACTGCTGACCCGCTTGACCGAAATTGAGCAAGAAAAAGCAGACATCACTGCAGAAATAGAGCAGGTTAAGTCGAACAAAGATGCAGTTCAGGCTCGTTTTGACAAGCTTTCCTCTCGTCTAGCTGAACTCAAGCTCCAGCGTACAGAGCTGACCTCCAACCAACGCTTTGAAAAGAATGACTTGGAACGTCTGTCCGAGGAAAAAGCTAGCCTTGTAAAAGAGCAGGCGACCTTGGAACTCTTGATGGAGCAAAAGGAGCAGTCCAGCCTGCAAAAGGTCGATATTACAATCCTGGAAGAGCAATTAGAGGCCGCCAAGCAAGAAAAGACTGAGCTAGATCAAAGGCTGATTCGTCTGAAATTTGAGCTTGAAGATCTGGAAGGTCAGTCTGATGATATTGCCAGTCGTTTGGAGCAAGCCCGCCATCAAAATGAAGAATTGATTCGTCGGCAAGCCAAGGCAGAGGCAGAAAAGGATAAGCTCATGGATGTCATGCGCCGTCTGGCAAGCAATCTGACAGATGACTATCAGATGAGTTTCGAAGAAGCAAGCAGCCAGGCTCGTCCGTTAGAAAGTTTGCCAGCTGCTGAAAGCCAGGTTAAGGATTTGGAAAAAGCCATTCGAGCTTTAGGTCCAGTCAATCTGGAAGCAGTTGAGCAGTTTGAAGAAGTCAGCAATCGTTTGAACTTCCTCAACGAACAGCGAGACGATGTCCTATCAGCCAAAAATCTGCTCTTAGAGACGATTGAAGAGATGAATGACGAAGTCAAGGAACGCTTTAAATCAACCTTTGAAGCCATTCGTGAAAGCTTCAAGGTGACTTTCCGTCAGATGTTTGGCGGTGGTTCGGCAGACCTGATATTGACGGAGGGAGACTTGCTGACGGCAGGTGTAGAAATCTCCGTACAGCCACCGGGCAAGAAGATCCAGTCGCTCAATCTGATGAGCGGTGGCGAGAAGGCCTTGTCAGCTTTGGCTCTGCTTTTCTCTATCATCCGTGTTAAGACCATTCCTTTTGTCATCTTGGATGAGGTAGAAGCAGCGCTGGACGAGGCTAATGTTAAACGCTTTGGGGATTATCTCAATCGATTTGACAAGGACAGCCAGTTCATCGTGGTCACTCACCGTAAGGGAACCATGTCAGCTGCAGACTCTATTTACGGAGTTACCATGCAGGAGTCTGGGGTTTCCAAGATTGTCTCGGTCAAGTTAAAAGATTTAGAAAGTATGTAA
- a CDS encoding Cof-type HAD-IIB family hydrolase, with product MSIKLVATDMDGTFLDSKGQFDMDRLKQVLTRFKEKGMYFAVASGRGLLSLEKLFEEVRNEIIFIAENGSLVEFHGEDLYEATMPRDFYLKVFDKLQESPYVNVNELLLTGKRACYVLETVDPTYLSFSAHYNENIQKVASLADIDDDIFKFTTNFAEDQVAAGEAWVNENIDGVKAMTTGYKSIDIVLDHVDKGVAIVELAKKLDIDLSQVMVFGDNLNDLHMMQVAGYPIATENARPEILEVAKEVIGHHDAQSVITYMEGL from the coding sequence ATGAGTATAAAATTAGTAGCAACGGATATGGATGGCACCTTTTTAGACAGTAAAGGTCAGTTTGATATGGATCGTCTCAAGCAAGTTTTGACTCGCTTCAAGGAAAAAGGTATGTATTTTGCCGTGGCTAGCGGACGCGGCCTCTTGTCGCTGGAAAAGCTGTTTGAGGAAGTGCGCAATGAGATTATTTTTATTGCTGAAAACGGCAGTTTAGTGGAATTTCATGGCGAGGACCTCTATGAAGCAACTATGCCTCGGGACTTTTACCTCAAGGTTTTTGACAAGCTGCAGGAATCACCCTATGTCAATGTCAATGAGCTGCTTTTGACGGGCAAACGTGCCTGCTATGTCTTGGAGACTGTGGATCCGACCTATCTTTCTTTCAGTGCTCATTATAATGAAAACATTCAAAAAGTAGCGAGCTTGGCTGACATCGACGATGATATTTTCAAGTTTACGACCAATTTTGCTGAGGACCAAGTCGCAGCTGGCGAAGCTTGGGTCAATGAGAATATCGACGGAGTCAAGGCCATGACAACTGGCTACAAGTCGATTGACATCGTTCTGGACCATGTGGATAAGGGGGTTGCCATTGTCGAGTTGGCCAAGAAGCTAGACATAGATCTTTCTCAAGTCATGGTTTTTGGTGATAATCTCAATGATTTGCACATGATGCAGGTGGCTGGCTATCCGATTGCGACTGAAAATGCTCGCCCTGAGATTTTAGAAGTGGCCAAGGAAGTCATCGGCCACCATGATGCTCAGTCGGTTATCACTTACATGGAGGGATTATAA
- a CDS encoding Cof-type HAD-IIB family hydrolase has translation MADIKLIALDLDGTLLTSDKKISERNLVALKTAQAKGVKVVLTTGRPLKAMDFFLHELGTDGREDEYTITFNGGLVQRNTGEILDKTVFSYDDVVRIYEETDKLHIPLDAICEGLVYQIQSDQDSLYAQFNPALTFESIDFSDLSSQQTYNKCVTAYAQEPLDAAIEQISPELFERYEIFKSREMLLEWSPKNVHKANGLEKLIAHLGIERSQVMACGDEANDLSMIEWAGLGVAMQNAVAIVKEAANVVTPMTNDEDAVAWAIEEYVLKED, from the coding sequence ATGGCAGATATAAAACTGATTGCTCTGGACTTGGATGGAACTCTTCTGACTTCAGACAAGAAGATTTCTGAGCGCAATTTAGTAGCTTTAAAAACAGCTCAGGCCAAGGGAGTTAAGGTAGTTCTGACTACTGGCCGTCCCCTTAAGGCTATGGACTTTTTCCTGCATGAGCTGGGAACAGACGGTCGAGAAGATGAGTACACCATTACTTTTAATGGGGGACTTGTTCAGCGCAACACTGGAGAAATTCTTGATAAAACAGTCTTTTCTTATGATGATGTGGTTCGGATTTATGAGGAAACAGACAAGCTCCATATCCCTCTTGATGCTATCTGCGAAGGACTTGTCTATCAGATTCAATCCGATCAAGACTCGCTTTATGCTCAGTTTAATCCAGCTCTGACCTTTGAGTCCATTGATTTTAGTGATTTGTCCAGCCAGCAGACTTATAATAAATGTGTCACTGCTTATGCTCAAGAACCACTGGATGCGGCTATTGAGCAAATTTCACCGGAATTATTTGAGCGCTATGAGATTTTTAAATCTAGAGAAATGCTGCTGGAGTGGTCCCCTAAAAATGTCCATAAGGCTAATGGTTTGGAGAAACTGATTGCCCATTTAGGTATTGAGAGAAGTCAAGTCATGGCCTGTGGTGATGAAGCCAATGATCTGTCTATGATTGAGTGGGCTGGTCTGGGAGTGGCTATGCAGAATGCAGTAGCCATCGTCAAAGAAGCAGCCAATGTGGTGACACCTATGACCAATGATGAGGATGCAGTGGCTTGGGCTATTGAAGAATATGTACTAAAGGAGGATTAG
- the ftsY gene encoding signal recognition particle-docking protein FtsY, whose amino-acid sequence MGLFDRLFGRKKQEPPIEEVVKEALENIDELEEETAPVPEAGENFEAEAVQSYQGEQQLDDQISDTKNSLADVEEPASQAIQEESKEPEHEREIIAENQEMAQGASQTEETLEEHQSESSDETIEELVEQTNLSDEASPHVEHEAVSNGEVLFDSNNEFEPETEAKSLTESEQVDQAADVAEESEAGATEEPAELPQEESTQEKYDRSLKKTRTGFGARLNAFFANFRSVDEEFFEDLEELLITSDVGVQVASSLTEELRYEARLENAKKPAALRQLIIEKLVDIYEKDGRFNEKINFQSGLTVMLFVGVNGVGKTTSIGKLAYKYKQQGKKVMLVAADTFRAGAVAQLAEWGRRVDVPVVTGPEKSDPASVVYDGMERAQAEQVDVLMIDTAGRLQNKDNLMAELEKIGRIIKRVDPEAPHETFLALDASTGQNALVQAKEFSKITPVTGIVLTKIDGTARGGVVLAIRQELDIPVKLIGFGEKIDDIGEFNSENFMKGLLEGLV is encoded by the coding sequence ATGGGATTATTTGACCGCCTTTTCGGCCGAAAAAAACAAGAACCGCCGATTGAAGAAGTTGTCAAGGAAGCATTGGAAAACATTGACGAGCTTGAAGAAGAAACAGCGCCTGTTCCAGAAGCAGGAGAAAATTTTGAAGCGGAAGCTGTTCAGTCCTACCAAGGCGAGCAGCAACTTGATGACCAAATTTCGGATACAAAAAATAGTTTGGCTGATGTTGAAGAGCCAGCATCTCAAGCCATCCAAGAAGAAAGCAAGGAGCCAGAGCATGAAAGAGAAATTATTGCAGAAAATCAAGAAATGGCTCAAGGAGCAAGTCAGACTGAAGAAACTCTAGAAGAGCACCAGTCTGAAAGCAGTGACGAAACGATAGAAGAACTTGTTGAACAAACAAACCTATCGGATGAAGCATCACCTCATGTTGAACATGAAGCTGTTTCTAATGGCGAAGTACTATTTGATTCAAATAATGAGTTCGAGCCAGAAACAGAAGCTAAGTCACTAACAGAATCAGAACAGGTAGACCAAGCAGCTGATGTTGCTGAAGAATCAGAAGCAGGAGCTACAGAAGAGCCTGCAGAACTTCCTCAAGAGGAATCCACTCAGGAAAAATATGACCGCAGCCTAAAGAAGACTCGGACAGGGTTTGGAGCACGGCTTAATGCCTTCTTTGCTAATTTCCGCTCAGTAGATGAAGAGTTCTTCGAAGACTTGGAAGAGCTTCTCATCACTAGTGATGTAGGGGTTCAAGTGGCTTCCAGTCTGACTGAGGAACTACGCTATGAAGCTCGTCTGGAAAATGCTAAAAAACCAGCTGCTCTGCGTCAGCTGATTATTGAAAAATTGGTGGACATATATGAGAAAGATGGCCGCTTTAATGAAAAAATCAATTTCCAAAGCGGTTTGACTGTCATGCTCTTTGTCGGGGTTAACGGAGTCGGCAAGACTACCTCTATCGGTAAACTAGCCTATAAGTACAAACAACAAGGCAAGAAGGTCATGTTGGTAGCAGCAGATACATTCCGAGCTGGAGCAGTAGCTCAGCTGGCTGAATGGGGTCGGCGCGTAGATGTTCCCGTAGTAACGGGGCCTGAGAAGAGCGATCCTGCCAGTGTCGTATATGACGGAATGGAGCGTGCTCAGGCAGAGCAGGTTGATGTTCTTATGATTGATACGGCTGGCCGCCTGCAAAATAAGGACAACCTCATGGCTGAGCTGGAGAAAATTGGCCGCATTATTAAGCGGGTGGATCCAGAAGCACCACATGAAACTTTCTTAGCTCTCGATGCTTCAACCGGTCAGAATGCTCTGGTTCAGGCCAAGGAATTTTCTAAAATAACTCCAGTCACAGGAATTGTACTGACAAAGATTGATGGAACAGCTCGAGGCGGGGTTGTACTAGCCATTCGTCAGGAATTGGATATTCCAGTGAAGCTGATTGGCTTTGGAGAAAAGATTGATGATATCGGTGAGTTTAACTCAGAGAACTTTATGAAAGGCCTGCTTGAAGGCTTGGTATAA
- the zwf gene encoding glucose-6-phosphate dehydrogenase, with product MSSKVIVTIFGASGDLAKRKLYPSLFRLYKSGNLSKHFAVIGTARRPWSKEYFESVVVEAIADLADSPEQAQEFASHFYYQSHDVQDTEHYIELRKLQNRLNEQYQAEHNKLFFLSMAPQFFGTIAKHLKSENIVDGKGFERLIVEKPFGTDLATASQLNEELLAAFDEEQIFRIDHYLGKEMIQSIFAIRFANLLFENIWNRDYIDNVQITFAEKLGVEERGGYYDQSGALRDMVQNHTLQLLSLLAMDKPKSFSKEDIRAEKVKVFERLVQPDKKDLKRFFIRGQYKSGTVKGKKYISYRSEPNVNPDSMTETFASGAFFVNSERFRDVPFFFRTGKRLTEKGTLVNIVFKQMESIFGEELAPNVLTIHIQPTEGFSLSMNGKEVGERFSLAPLSLDYRTDATASGASPDPYEKLIFDVLNNDSTNFSHWDEVRSSWELIDQIEELWRSNEVPLHEYPVGSMGPDASFELLREFGADWQWSPNK from the coding sequence ATGTCTTCAAAAGTTATTGTAACAATTTTCGGAGCCAGCGGTGACTTGGCCAAAAGAAAACTCTATCCATCCCTCTTCAGGCTCTATAAGTCTGGCAATCTTTCCAAGCATTTTGCAGTCATTGGAACAGCCCGCCGGCCTTGGAGCAAGGAGTATTTTGAGTCTGTCGTTGTCGAAGCAATCGCTGATTTAGCTGACAGTCCAGAGCAAGCCCAAGAGTTTGCCAGTCACTTCTACTATCAAAGTCATGATGTGCAGGATACCGAGCACTACATTGAACTGCGCAAGCTTCAAAACCGACTCAATGAGCAATACCAAGCTGAGCACAATAAACTCTTCTTCCTGTCCATGGCACCCCAATTTTTCGGTACCATTGCCAAACACCTCAAGTCTGAAAATATCGTAGACGGCAAAGGCTTTGAACGTTTGATTGTCGAAAAACCTTTCGGGACAGACTTGGCAACTGCCAGCCAACTTAACGAAGAACTCTTAGCGGCCTTTGATGAGGAGCAGATTTTCCGTATTGACCATTACCTAGGCAAGGAAATGATTCAGAGCATCTTCGCTATCCGCTTTGCCAATCTTCTCTTTGAAAACATCTGGAATCGTGACTACATTGACAATGTCCAGATTACTTTTGCTGAAAAGCTAGGTGTCGAAGAACGTGGCGGTTACTATGACCAGTCCGGTGCTCTACGAGATATGGTGCAGAATCATACTCTGCAACTCCTGTCACTCTTAGCTATGGACAAGCCGAAAAGCTTTAGCAAAGAGGACATTCGGGCAGAGAAAGTCAAAGTTTTTGAACGCTTGGTACAGCCCGATAAAAAAGACTTGAAACGCTTCTTTATCCGCGGTCAATATAAGTCTGGCACAGTCAAAGGCAAGAAATACATCTCCTACCGGAGCGAGCCTAATGTCAATCCTGACTCTATGACCGAAACCTTTGCTTCAGGAGCTTTCTTCGTAAATAGCGAGCGCTTCCGTGATGTTCCATTTTTCTTCCGAACTGGTAAACGCCTCACTGAAAAAGGCACTCTTGTCAATATCGTCTTTAAGCAAATGGAGTCTATCTTTGGTGAGGAATTAGCACCAAATGTTCTGACCATTCATATCCAGCCGACTGAGGGCTTCTCTCTCAGCATGAATGGCAAAGAGGTCGGCGAACGCTTCAGCTTAGCTCCCCTTTCTCTGGACTACCGGACAGACGCAACAGCTAGTGGTGCATCCCCTGATCCTTACGAAAAATTAATCTTTGACGTCCTTAACAATGACTCAACCAACTTCAGCCACTGGGATGAAGTCCGCTCCAGCTGGGAGCTGATCGATCAGATTGAAGAGCTCTGGCGTAGCAATGAAGTGCCTCTCCATGAGTATCCTGTCGGTTCTATGGGACCAGATGCTTCCTTTGAACTCCTTAGAGAATTTGGCGCTGACTGGCAGTGGTCTCCAAATAAGTAA
- a CDS encoding TIGR03943 family putative permease subunit — MIRFLILVGYFEITMYLQLTGKLNQYINLHYSYLAYLSMILSFILAVVQLIIWMKKMDVHSHLNTRWAKLGSILLLIIPLFVGIFFPTVTLDSTTVSAKGFHFPLAEGTSTAVQQDEGTTSQYLKPDTSTYFTKGAYEKEMRAVAKKYIKQDTIQVTTENYMEVMEVIYDYPDEFVGKTLEFTGFVYNDPSDQKSQFLFRFGIIHCIADSGVYGLLTTGNTQHFENNTWIHAKGKIAMHYHKSLGQSLPTLEVESFDKVEKPENPYVYRVFE; from the coding sequence ATGATTCGATTTCTAATCTTAGTCGGCTACTTTGAGATCACCATGTACCTACAGCTGACAGGCAAGCTCAACCAATATATCAATCTCCACTACTCCTATCTGGCCTACTTGTCTATGATTCTATCTTTTATCTTGGCAGTTGTGCAGCTCATCATCTGGATGAAGAAGATGGATGTCCACAGTCATTTAAATACTCGCTGGGCAAAACTGGGTAGCATACTGCTCCTTATCATCCCACTCTTTGTAGGAATTTTCTTTCCAACTGTTACCTTGGATTCAACAACAGTTTCTGCTAAAGGATTTCATTTTCCACTGGCTGAAGGAACTTCGACAGCTGTTCAGCAGGACGAAGGTACTACCAGTCAATACCTGAAGCCGGACACTAGCACCTACTTTACCAAAGGGGCTTATGAAAAAGAAATGCGAGCAGTTGCCAAGAAATATATCAAGCAAGATACCATTCAGGTCACGACTGAAAATTACATGGAAGTAATGGAAGTTATCTATGATTATCCAGATGAATTTGTTGGTAAAACACTTGAATTTACTGGTTTTGTCTACAATGACCCGAGCGATCAGAAAAGTCAATTTCTCTTTCGCTTTGGTATCATCCACTGTATTGCTGACTCTGGAGTCTATGGCCTCTTGACAACTGGAAATACCCAGCATTTCGAGAATAATACCTGGATTCATGCCAAGGGGAAAATTGCCATGCATTACCATAAAAGTCTGGGACAAAGCCTGCCAACTCTAGAAGTTGAAAGCTTTGATAAGGTAGAAAAACCGGAAAATCCTTACGTTTATCGGGTATTTGAATAA
- a CDS encoding permease — MSFFSQLPASVLQAGAIFLSIIIEALPFVLIGSIISGFIEVYVTPDKVYRFLPKNKWARIFFGSLVGFVFPSCECGIVPIINRFLEKKVPSYTAVPFLVTAPVINPIVLFATYSAFGNSFRMALLRALGSMVVAILLGIFLGFFADSNIQKENRKAVHEHDFSHLSKGQKFFQVFVQAIDEFFDTGRYLVFGCLFASLVQVYVPTRILTSISSTPAVAILLLMLLSFLLSLCSEADAFIGSSLIASFGLSPVLAFLVIGPMLDVKNLLMMKNYFKTRFIWQFISLVTVVVFLYSWLVGVVL, encoded by the coding sequence ATGAGCTTCTTCTCTCAGTTGCCGGCCAGTGTCCTGCAAGCCGGTGCCATCTTTCTCTCCATTATCATTGAGGCCCTGCCTTTTGTCTTGATTGGAAGTATCATTTCTGGCTTTATCGAGGTGTATGTCACGCCAGACAAGGTTTATCGTTTCCTACCCAAGAACAAATGGGCTCGGATTTTCTTTGGAAGCTTGGTTGGTTTTGTCTTCCCATCTTGCGAGTGCGGAATTGTTCCCATTATAAATCGGTTTTTGGAAAAGAAAGTTCCCAGTTACACGGCTGTGCCCTTTCTGGTAACGGCTCCGGTCATCAACCCCATTGTGCTCTTTGCGACCTACTCAGCCTTTGGTAATTCCTTCCGAATGGCTCTGCTTCGTGCTTTAGGTTCTATGGTAGTGGCTATTCTTTTAGGGATTTTTCTGGGCTTCTTTGCAGACAGCAATATCCAAAAAGAAAATCGCAAAGCAGTCCATGAGCATGACTTTTCACATCTCAGCAAGGGGCAAAAGTTTTTTCAGGTCTTTGTGCAGGCCATTGACGAATTTTTCGATACTGGTCGCTATCTGGTCTTTGGCTGTCTCTTCGCCAGCCTGGTTCAGGTCTATGTGCCAACCAGAATCTTGACCTCCATCAGCTCAACACCAGCTGTTGCTATTCTCCTGCTCATGCTGCTGTCCTTCCTGCTCTCACTTTGCAGCGAAGCTGATGCTTTCATCGGGAGCTCCTTGATTGCTAGCTTCGGCTTATCGCCAGTCTTAGCTTTCTTGGTCATTGGGCCTATGCTAGATGTCAAGAATCTGCTGATGATGAAAAACTACTTTAAGACACGCTTTATCTGGCAATTTATCAGCTTGGTTACCGTCGTCGTCTTTCTTTACTCTTGGCTCGTGGGGGTGGTGCTATGA
- a CDS encoding SPJ_0845 family protein: MAVKFTRSDDLDKMFEEFATLPKMEKVEFPEEDKKRSKNEKDKKE, encoded by the coding sequence ATGGCTGTTAAATTTACTAGATCAGACGATTTGGACAAGATGTTCGAGGAGTTTGCTACCCTACCCAAGATGGAAAAGGTAGAATTCCCTGAGGAAGACAAGAAAAGATCTAAAAACGAGAAGGATAAGAAAGAATGA